CCGCCGCCACCACCGCCCAGGCGGCCGAGGCGGCGGCGACCTCGAACAGTGGCTGGAACGACTACTCCTGCAAGCCGTCCGCCGCCCACCCCCGCCCCGTCGTCCTCGTGCACGGCACCTTCGCGAACTCCGTCGACAACTGGCTGGGACTCGCGCCCTATCTGGAGGATCGCGGTTACTGCGTCTTCTCCCTCGACTACGGGCAGCTGCCGGGTGTGCCGTTCTTCCACGCCCTCGGCCCCATCGACAAGTCGGCGGAGCAACTGTCCGCCTATGTCGACAAGGTGCTCGCCGCCACCGGCGCCGCCAAGGCCGACCTCGTCGGCCACTCACAGGGCGGCATGATGCCCCGCTACTACCTCAAGTTCCTCGGCGGTGCCGCCAAGGTGAACGCCCTCGTCGGCATCGCGCCCAACAACCACGGCACCACTCTGGCCGGGCTCACCAACCTGCTGCCGTACTTCCCCGGTGCGGAGGACCTGCTCTCCGCGGCCACTCCCGCCCTCGCCCAGCAGGTCGTCGGATCCGACTTCATGACCAAGCTCAACGAGGGCGGCGACACTGTCCCCGGCGTCCGCTACACGGTCATCGCCACCAAGTACGACGAGGTGGTCACGCCGTACCGGAGTCAGTTCCTGAACGGGCCGGACGTAAAAAACGTCCTGATCCAGGACCTGTGCGCGGTCGACATATCCGAGCATGCGTTCCTGGGGCTGACCGACCGGATCGCCTTCCACGAGGTGGCCAACGCACTCGACCCGGCGCGCGCCACACCCACCACATGTGCGTCGGCGATCGGTTGAGCACGTGAGCACGTGAGCGCGGGACGCCCCGCCGGGGTCTGACCGGCCTGAGCCGCCGGTCAGACCCCGGAGCCTTGGGTGTCCGCGGCGTCAGCGGCGTCAGCGGCCGTGGCGCCCGCCGGCCGCCGCCCGCCTGCGCATCGACGCGAACAGGACCGCCGACCCGAGCGCCAGAGTCGCCGCACCGCCCATCGCGAGATACGCCGTGCCGCTGTCCCCGCCCGTCTCGGCGAGGTTCTCGGTGGCGCCGGCGGCCTTCGGCCGGTTGGCCGGGGCGGTGGACCGGTCCTTCTCGGCCGCCGCGACCGGCTCCGCCGACGTACCGGCGTCCTGGTCACCGTGGCCGTGGTGCTCGACCGTCGACTCGTCGGCACCGTCCTCGATCTGCTCCTCGGAGGGCGCGGAGGCGCTCGGTGCCGCCGAGGCCTCGCCACCGGCGCCGCCACCGCTGCCGCCGCCCCCGAACGTGACGTCCGAGCAGGAGTAGAACGCCTCCGGGCTGTCCGAGCGCTGCCAGACCGCGTACAGCAGTTGC
Above is a window of Streptomyces sp. DT2A-34 DNA encoding:
- a CDS encoding triacylglycerol lipase, translated to MLPWKRAFRPLAALLLTTAVAVVPAATTAQAAEAAATSNSGWNDYSCKPSAAHPRPVVLVHGTFANSVDNWLGLAPYLEDRGYCVFSLDYGQLPGVPFFHALGPIDKSAEQLSAYVDKVLAATGAAKADLVGHSQGGMMPRYYLKFLGGAAKVNALVGIAPNNHGTTLAGLTNLLPYFPGAEDLLSAATPALAQQVVGSDFMTKLNEGGDTVPGVRYTVIATKYDEVVTPYRSQFLNGPDVKNVLIQDLCAVDISEHAFLGLTDRIAFHEVANALDPARATPTTCASAIG